The nucleotide sequence CAATCACTACCAGCAGCTCGATGAGCGTAAAAGCCCGGGCAACGGAAGGGTGCCATTTCATGACAATCTATTTTTCAACCCGATAGAGATGGGTGCGGGAGCGGAGATAGAGGGCGTTGCCGGCAACGGCTGGCGACGCCATAAAACCATCCCCCAGTTGACTCTCACCGAGCTTGCGAAATTCACGCTTTGCGGCGATGACCGTCGCTTTGCCCTCCTCATTAAAGAAATACACCCGGTCGGCCGTGGCGATCGGGGCCGCGCTGAAGTTTCCCCCGACCCGTTCGCTCCACACCACTTGCCCGCTGGAAATCTCGACGCAGCTCGCCACCCCGCCGTCATCGACCATGAACAGGAGATCCCCCACCGGTTGAACGGAAGGTTTGTTGGGAATGCTGCGCTTGAGCTTCCAGACAATCTTAAGCCCCCCCTGCTCCAGCTGATCAGAATTCGCATCCACCACCTCACCGCCCGTTCCCGGCTTCACCGCCAGCAGGGTTCCCTTGGACCACCCGCTCGGAACGAGAATCAACCCCTGAGCCACGACCGGACGCGTGCTGGCGCTGTGGGCCGACCGCTCCTCGATGCGGAACAACTCCTTTCCTGTCTCGGGAACATAGCCATAAAGCGCCTTGGCCCCTTGGCTAATCATCATCGGAATGCCATTCAACGTGGCTACGTGAGGGGTTCCATAGCCCTTGCGCCAATCGCCATCCGCCTCCGGCTTGCCATCCTTCAAGTCCTTGTAGTCGATCGACCGCTCCACTCGCCACACGGTCTTGCCGGTCTTCTTGTCGAGAGCGACAACAAACTGATGATCACTCCCATCATAATTCATGAGCAAAAGATCCCCGTAGATCACCGGC is from Verrucomicrobiales bacterium and encodes:
- a CDS encoding PQQ-binding-like beta-propeller repeat protein, translating into MSKSSRCGATAVLMLCLSSWGVQADHEWPQFRGPEGNGYFAGANPPVAWSETENVRWKTAIHGRAWSSPVIWGNQIWLTTATEDGRELFAVCVDRESGRILRDLRLFEVEKPQFAHKFNTYASPTPVIEKGRVYVTFGSPGTACLDTDTGKVLWERRDFVCNHFRGAGSSPVIYGDLLLMNYDGSDHQFVVALDKKTGKTVWRVERSIDYKDLKDGKPEADGDWRKGYGTPHVATLNGIPMMISQGAKALYGYVPETGKELFRIEERSAHSASTRPVVAQGLILVPSGWSKGTLLAVKPGTGGEVVDANSDQLEQGGLKIVWKLKRSIPNKPSVQPVGDLLFMVDDGGVASCVEISSGQVVWSERVGGNFSAAPIATADRVYFFNEEGKATVIAAKREFRKLGESQLGDGFMASPAVAGNALYLRSRTHLYRVEK